Genomic window (Chloroflexota bacterium):
CCGGGCCAGACCGTCAACCGGTTCTGCTCGTCCGGCCTGCAGACCATCGCGCTGGCGTCCGAGCGCATCATCGCCGGGTTCGGCGAAGTGTTCGTCGCCGGCGGCGTCGAGTCGATGAGCGCGAGCGCGCAGGGCGGCGGCCGCTTCAAGCCGAACCCGTACCTCGCCGAGGAGTACCCGGCGGCGTATACCGGCATGGGCATCACCGCCGAGAACCTGGCCGACAAGTACAACGTCAACCGCGCCGACTCCGACGAGTTCTCGTATCACTCGCACCAGAAGGCGATCGCGGCGATCGAGAGTGGCAAGTTCAAGAACGAGATCGTGCCGCTGCAGGTCGAGTACGTCGACCTCGACGAGAGCGGCAAGCGCCGGGCGCGCAACTACACCTTCGACACCGACGAAGGGCCGCGCAAAGACACTTCCCGCGAGGCGCTGGCCAAGCTGCGGCCGGTCTTCAAGAACGGCGGCACCGTGACGGCCGGCTCATCGTCGCAGACCAGCGACGGCGCGGGCGCGGCAGTCGTCATGGAGCGCGGGCGCGCCGAGGCGCTCGGCCTCAAGCCGCTGGCGCGTTTCATCGCGTTCGCGGTCGGCGGCGTCCCCGCCGAGATCATGGGCATCGGCCCGGTCGTCGCCATCCCGAAGGCGCTCAAGCTCGCCGGGCTGACGCTCGACCAGATCGACCTGTTTGAGTTGAACGAGGCGTTCTCGGCGCAGGCGCTGGCGGTGATCCGCACGCTCGAGATGGACATGGACAAGATCAACGTCAACGGCGGGGCGGTGGCGCTCGGTCACCCGCTCGGCGCGACCGGCGCGATCCTGACGGCGAAGTTGATCGGCGAGATGAAGCGCCGCAAGTCGAAGTACGGCATGGTCACCATGTGCATCGGCGGCGGCATGGGCGCGGCGGGGATTTTCGAGAATTTGCAGTAGAGTGCCCTGGCATCGGGTGCGGCAATTGATCTTGCGATTCCGTCTTGGAGACGACGATGAGGTTAAGGTACGAGCTAATCGTCTACTGGTCGAACGAGGATCAAGCGTATATCGTCGAGGTCCCGGAACTGTCGGGTTGTATGGCTGACGGCAAGAGCTACGCGGATGCCGTCGCCAACGCGCAGGTCATCATGCAGGAATGGATCGAGACGGCACGGGAACTGGGTCGCCCGATTCCGGATCCCAAAGGGCGGTTGATGTACGCGTGATGCAACAGGGGCGCAGCGGGGATTTTCGAGAAATTGCAGTAACTTACGATGGTATGAAGAGACGGGGCGGGCTACTCAGCCCGCCCTCATTTGCTACATGCAACCATCGTGGTGTTGGTAATGCGGGCGCGACTAATGGCTACTCCGGGTGCGTGACCAGTTGTTACACGCCCCGAACTTGGTGAAAGCGTCGCTTCTACTTCGTAGGCAATTCTCTTTCTCGCGACCCGCCTAGTTCACAACGGACTCAATGCTTGCTCCAAAACACGTTT
Coding sequences:
- a CDS encoding acetyl-CoA C-acyltransferase, with the translated sequence MKEAVIVSSVRTAIGKAPAGKLARYRPEDMGAMVVKEALARAPGLDPKEVEDVIIGCATPEGEQGYQMARVICQRAGLPTEVPGQTVNRFCSSGLQTIALASERIIAGFGEVFVAGGVESMSASAQGGGRFKPNPYLAEEYPAAYTGMGITAENLADKYNVNRADSDEFSYHSHQKAIAAIESGKFKNEIVPLQVEYVDLDESGKRRARNYTFDTDEGPRKDTSREALAKLRPVFKNGGTVTAGSSSQTSDGAGAAVVMERGRAEALGLKPLARFIAFAVGGVPAEIMGIGPVVAIPKALKLAGLTLDQIDLFELNEAFSAQALAVIRTLEMDMDKINVNGGAVALGHPLGATGAILTAKLIGEMKRRKSKYGMVTMCIGGGMGAAGIFENLQ
- a CDS encoding type II toxin-antitoxin system HicB family antitoxin gives rise to the protein MRLRYELIVYWSNEDQAYIVEVPELSGCMADGKSYADAVANAQVIMQEWIETARELGRPIPDPKGRLMYA